In the genome of Apodemus sylvaticus chromosome 2, mApoSyl1.1, whole genome shotgun sequence, one region contains:
- the LOC127678082 gene encoding olfactory receptor 49-like, which yields MELLTAEETRNGTAVWEFILEGFPVPEHLRILFFLVHLLAYLASVMGNLLIIAITCEDHRLHTPMYFFLSSFSFVECCFITTVIPKMLTIFLSGRQTISFVACFTQAFVFFFLGATVFFLMAVLCLDRYLAICKPLHYPTIMSPRMCFCLVTVCLVLGILFMAGPLVMLSHSFYCGPNVIPHFFCDFGPLANLSCSETRTIEMLFFNLALIVLFTTFMVAIFAYSNIVVTIVRLPSARERQRAFSTCSSHLIVLSLMYGSCVFIYMKPKQTSRLDTNREAALVNTVVTPILNPVIYTLRNKQVHQAVRDALSRVQFYRYQRSNVLSF from the coding sequence ATGGAATTGCTGACAGCagaggaaaccaggaatgggACAGCCGTCTGGGAGTTTATCCTCGAGGGGTTCCCCGTGCCCGAGCACCTGAGGATCCTCTTCTTCCTAGTGCACTTGCTGGCCTACTTAGCTTCTGTCATGGGCAACCTGCTCATAATTGCCATCACCTGTGAGGACCATCGATTACACAcgcccatgtacttcttcctcagctcGTTCTCCTTTGTGGAGTGTTGTTTTATAACTACTGTTATCCCCAAGATGCTCACCATCTTTCTGTCAGGGAGGCAAACAATTTCCTTTGTGGCCTGCTTCACACaggcatttgtcttttttttcctgggGGCAACTGTTTTTTTCCTTATGGCTGTGTTGTGCCTGGACCGGTATCTGGCCATCTGCAAACCTCTACATTATCCAACCATCATGAGCCCAAGGATGTGCTTCTGTCTCGTTACTGTCTGTTTAGTTTTGGGAATCCTCTTCATGGCTGGTCCACTTGTGATGCTTTCCCATTCATTTTACTGTGGCCCCAACGTTATTCCTCACTTTTTCTGTGATTTTGGACCACTGGCTAACCTCTCCTGTTCAGAAACCAGGACTATTGAAATGCTGTTTTTTAACCTTGCTTTAATTGTGCTTTTTACTACCTTCATGGTAGCCATCTTTGCATACAGCAATATAGTGGTCACCATAGTGCGTCTCCCCTCAGCCAGGGAGCGGCAGAGAGCTTTTTCTACCTGTTCCTCTCATCTCATCGTCCTCTCTCTGATGTATGGCAgctgtgtatttatatacatgaaGCCAAAGCAAACAAGCAGGCTGGACACCAACAGAGAGGCTGCTCTTGTGAACACGGTAGTGACACCCATTCTGAACCCTGTTATCTACACCCTGAGGAACAAGCAGGTCCACCAGGCTGTGAGGGATGCACTGTCCAGGGTTCAATTCTACAGATATCAGAGGAGCAATGTACTCTCCTTTTGA